Within Trichoderma atroviride chromosome 2, complete sequence, the genomic segment GATGTTGAATTGAGAGTCCAAGTAGGAGAGTTGAGAGTCGAGGTCTCTCATCATGCATCATTTCAAAGGCCATGAGGATAGGCACCCGAAATATGATCTCGACAATTCTTGTCCGTGAACGCAGCTTTCATGAACAGTCTCGTTCAGGCTGCCAAGACTACCCCGCACATATCATCAATTTGTTGGCGGTCAGGTATTTTGAAGCTCAAAGCAAGGCGTGCATTTATTTCTATCCTACATGGCTCACCAACTTCGTCCACGACACAAGAGCCCGCGTAAATCCTACAAAGTCACTCCAGGTTACTTTGACCAGCTGTTACTTTCTCTTTTACTGCTTCATTTGAGCTGGCCAGCTTGATAGAAAAAACACGGCGGTCCTAGATGCCTCCAAATCTGCGGCTCCGCTCTCGGACTTGGATAGATGCAATTAGCGCCAACCTTCCACGCAGTCATCGCTTCCTCCGGCAACAGAAAGGCGACTTGCGTCTCCTCCATACATCCAAGCCCTTTCAATCATTTCGCTTAGTACTAAGGGTGGGTATCCCGCTTTTGACTCTCCGTGATGGCAACTAGGTACCGATGGTGAGCTCTATGTAGACAGAACACCAGCGTATCGTTAACACTAACGACCATCTGCAGCTTGCCTTGGGTACTGGAACGGCCTGGTTCAAGGAAAAAGGAGACACGAGTTTTGACCAGCGTCTTGTggaactaataaaaaaagccATTGAGAAGGGATTCTACCATCTCGACTGCTCTGAAATGTATGGGACCGAAGAGGAAGTCGGTCGCGCCATTCAAGAATCAGGCGTTCCCCGCGAAAAGCTTTTCATCACCAATAAGGTCGCTCAAGGCATCGACGATATCCATGCAGCAGTTCAGACGAGTCTCGAGAAATTGCAGACCCACTATTTCGACCTGTGTGTTTCCCTATCGGATAGCCAAAATGATCTTGTAATAGAAGAATTAACGTCATGGAAGTTATTTGATTCATACCCCATTCTTTGCCAAGTCAGATGCGGACTTGCAGAGTGCATGGAAGTCAATGGAAGAAATCAAAAAGACTGGCAAAGCCAGGTCGATAGGTGTAAGCAACTACTTGCGCCATGAGGTCAAGGCTACGATGTTAAAGGCGACCATTCCTCCTGCTTTTAACCAGATTGAGTTCCACCCCTATCTGCAGCGCGGAGACAATTACATGTCGTGGCTGCAGGAAAATGGCTTGGAAGTGGGCTCGTTCAATGGCCTGACTCCCGTATTCAGGGCTCCTGATGGACCACTGCGTGAGCCCTTGGCTCGCATTGCCCAAAAGCATGATACCACTGAGGCAGCTGTCCTGATCAACTGGATTATACAGAACAAAGTTGTGGCTGCGACCACTACCACAAAGCCTGAGAGGTTGGACGAGTATGTCCAGGCTTTAAAGATCACACTGACTCAGGACGAACTACAAGAGATCACGGATGTAGGCTCCATGTACCACTTCCGCACATCTTGGCCGGAGCGTTTTGAAGCAGTTGATCGATCATGAAAGATCGTTACCATGTCGATATGGAGGCTCATGCAAGAGGAGCAATCGTCATGGTTAGTGTATTTCGTGACTCGCAGCCGGCCTCAGTCTTTTGTTGTAGACCAATAGATAGACAGCTAAAAAGAAATGGGacttcaacgccaaagcCGTAATCACAGCTTCCATAACCAAGGGTCCTTTTCAGAAGTATGCCAAGTCCAGGGTCCCATGAGTCTTGCACTACGCCATCAGATCAAGTTTCTACGCATAGCCTTGACAGATATTTTACCTAATGCGATGTCGGTGATTCCTTGCAGTTCCAATGTCTAGTTCTACGTACATAGATgaccaagatgaagcattCTCGCAGAGCTAGCAACTATTGTGATAAAAGCTTTGTATCGTGGTTACACATTAAAGGAGAGTCAGTCGATGGTATATACGTGGTGGATATTTATTATGAATATAGAACTCAGAGCAAAGTCTCCTCAGGTGCCGGCTAGTCATATCAAGAGTAGACAAAACCTTTAGATAGATCGTGAATCTCTtcgcttttcttctccatctccacgTTCCAAAATTTCCTATATCTCTCAACGGCccctcgcccttcttctttgagaaCCGTCTGAAGCCACTCTTCATCAGgttcttcttccaagtcgCAGTCAGGCGTCGCGCCAGCTTCAAGAAGAACCTCGACGATGTCCCAATGGTCGCCGATAATAGCTCCGTTCAATGCACTCCTATACTTTCCCCCGCGTACGTTGACGCTGGCTTTTCTGTCCAACAACATCTTCACTGACAAGGCCTGGCCTGAATACGCGGCTGCTTGGAGGGGTGAGCCAAATATCCCGCCTCGTACATTTACATCGATGTCAGGGACTTGTTCGAGGAGGTATTTCGTTTTGCGAGATGTGCAATTAATATTCGCACAGCCCCGATGCCAATGGCTCGAATTTTTGTGTACCCCGTCGAGCTTCGTCTCACATGCCACGTATAGCGCGGAGCCCAGCCTCTCGCTCACGATGCTGGTGTCCATACCATGCTTGATCAAGATGTCAAAGCTTCTGCGCCAATTTTCGCCCTCAGCAGCACTTTTATCATACCTACCGTGCTTATAGAATGCCCCACAATATTCATGTATAGTAGTGCCTTCAGGTGCAAACTCATATTCCCCCATGATGGCATGAAGAGCTGTGCCGTAGTCTTGGTTTACATGGTTGACATGCATGCCGTGATTCAGgagagccagaagagccatATCGCCACCACAGCGAAAGACCGCGCAACGTGCGGCCTCGTGCCAGGCAGCACAATCCTGGAGATGGATATCTGCCCCGTGTTCAAGCAGCAGTTGCACCAGCTCAGAGTGGCTCCAGCTACAAGCAGCCGAGAGCGCTGTCCCATGTATTCCTCCTAGAGCATTCACATCAGCGCCGCGATCAAGCAGCAATTGCGCCACAGGCACTGAGCCTTGGGAGTAGAAATCAATACATCTACCATCCTCTCCACGATAAAGAGCTGTCCGTAGCTGGCCGTATCTGTCCTCTCCACGACAAGCAGCTGTCCGTTGCTGGTCGTATCTGTCCTCGCCCTCTTGACAGGCAGCCATGAGCGCTGTCCCGTATTTACCACATTGGGCATTCACGTCGGCGCCGTGGCTCAACAGCAACTGCACGCGCTCCACGTCTCTCAAGTAAACGCCACAGGCAGCCGCCAGTGCAGTTCCATTCTCTTCACTCTGCGCGTTTACATGAGCGCCACAACCCAGAAGCAGTTGAATACACTCTCTGCTACGCGCCATCCCCTCGAATTCATTGACACTGCATGCAATCGTGAGCGCCGGTCCATTCATGCCACCGCTCGCATTGACGTCGGCACCGTGGTCGAGGAGTAAGCGTAGCACTTCCACATTTGGAT encodes:
- a CDS encoding uncharacterized protein (EggNog:ENOG41), translated to MLALGTGTAWFKEKGDTSFDQRLVELIKKAIEKGFYHLDCSEMYGTEEEVGRAIQESGVPREKLFITNKVAQGIDDIHAAVQTSLEKLQTHYFDLYLIHTPFFAKSDADLQSAWKSMEEIKKTGKARSIGVSNYLRHEVKATMLKATIPPAFNQIEFHPYLQRGDNYMSWLQENGLEVGSFNGLTPVFRAPDGPLREPLARIAQKHDTTEAAVLINWIIQNKVVAATTTTKPERLDEYVQALKITLTQDELQEITDVGSMYHFRTSWPERFEAVDRS